In Ignavibacteriales bacterium, a single genomic region encodes these proteins:
- a CDS encoding cation diffusion facilitator family transporter, with the protein MSHNHSHNHAAETSEKNLFITMALNFLITIAEVIGGFSSGSLSLISDAMHNFSDGIAIIITYIAMRLSKKPKTFKYTFGLKRAEIIAAIINASTLIIISFFLIKEAIERFYNPSLITGSLMLAVASIGLAANVAGTLLLKKGSEGNLNIRAAYFHLLSDAVSSVAVIIGAVFIIFYKIYWIDPLLTILISVYILKETYEIVKEALEVIMMSSPDGIELNELRELVESITGVKNVHHIHLWKLNDNDTHFEAHIEVGNISVKDTSEIQKRIEEKLHEKFEINHTTLQFECDKCKNKTMI; encoded by the coding sequence ATGTCGCATAATCATTCACATAATCACGCCGCTGAAACTTCGGAGAAAAATTTATTTATAACTATGGCTTTGAATTTCTTAATAACGATAGCGGAAGTTATCGGCGGATTTAGTTCAGGAAGCTTATCGTTGATTTCCGATGCAATGCACAATTTCAGCGACGGTATTGCAATTATCATTACTTACATTGCAATGCGATTGAGTAAAAAACCAAAGACGTTTAAATATACATTCGGATTAAAACGCGCTGAGATTATTGCCGCAATAATAAATGCGAGCACGCTCATCATTATTAGTTTCTTTTTAATTAAAGAAGCGATTGAAAGATTTTATAATCCTTCTTTGATAACCGGAAGTTTAATGCTGGCAGTTGCTTCGATTGGACTGGCTGCAAATGTAGCCGGAACTCTGCTTCTTAAAAAAGGTTCTGAAGGTAATCTCAATATCAGGGCTGCTTATTTCCATCTATTAAGCGATGCCGTTTCAAGTGTTGCAGTAATAATTGGCGCAGTCTTTATTATCTTTTATAAAATTTATTGGATAGATCCGCTTCTTACAATTCTCATATCAGTTTATATCTTGAAAGAAACTTATGAAATTGTTAAGGAAGCTTTAGAAGTTATTATGATGTCCTCGCCAGATGGAATTGAATTGAATGAATTAAGGGAATTAGTAGAATCCATAACCGGTGTAAAAAATGTTCATCACATTCATCTGTGGAAATTAAATGATAACGACACCCACTTTGAAGCTCACATAGAAGTCGGTAATATTTCCGTAAAAGATACTTCGGAGATTCAAAAACGTATTGAAGAAAAATTGCACGAGAAGTTTGAAATCAACCATACGACTTTACAGTTTGAGTGCGATAAGTGCAAAAACAAAACTATGATCTAG
- the cfa gene encoding cyclopropane fatty acyl phospholipid synthase, giving the protein METTKYELLVTNLLSLAGIDVNGSSPWDIHVHNDRFYKRAVTEVELGLGESYMDNWWNVEKLDVMIFRIIRADLQNKIKRNLKVALQLAGFYLINMQARRRAFIIGERHYDLGNDLFQNMLDKRMNYSCAYWKEAKTLDEAQENKLELVCKKLYLKSGMRVLDIGCGWGAFGKYAAEKYGVEVLGITVSKEQVALGKELCKGLPVEFRLQDYREVNEKFDRIVSVGMIEHVGHKNYKEYFQIAERNLKEDGLFLLHTIGEVRSTIATDAWTHKYIFPNGMLPSIAQLARSVEGLFIVEDLHNIGADYDKTLMAWYENFRNNWDKLKNKYSERFYRMWEYFLLSSAGAFRARSKNQLWQIVLSKNGVLGGYNSVR; this is encoded by the coding sequence ATGGAAACTACAAAATATGAATTGCTTGTAACGAATTTATTATCTCTCGCCGGTATTGATGTTAACGGCAGCAGCCCATGGGATATTCATGTTCACAATGATAGGTTTTATAAACGCGCTGTTACGGAAGTTGAACTTGGACTTGGCGAATCCTATATGGATAATTGGTGGAATGTTGAAAAACTTGACGTGATGATTTTCAGAATTATCCGTGCCGATTTGCAAAATAAAATTAAGCGTAATCTAAAAGTTGCCTTGCAGCTTGCCGGCTTTTATTTAATCAATATGCAGGCAAGAAGAAGAGCTTTTATTATTGGTGAACGGCATTACGATTTAGGAAACGATCTTTTCCAAAACATGCTCGATAAAAGAATGAACTATAGCTGCGCTTATTGGAAAGAAGCAAAAACACTGGATGAAGCTCAGGAAAACAAGCTTGAGTTGGTCTGCAAAAAATTATACCTAAAATCCGGAATGCGCGTGCTTGATATCGGCTGCGGATGGGGAGCGTTTGGAAAATATGCAGCAGAGAAATATGGAGTTGAAGTTCTTGGAATAACTGTTTCAAAAGAACAAGTAGCGCTCGGAAAAGAATTGTGCAAAGGTTTGCCTGTTGAATTTAGATTACAAGACTACAGAGAAGTAAATGAGAAATTTGATAGAATTGTTTCAGTTGGAATGATTGAACACGTTGGACACAAAAATTACAAAGAGTATTTCCAGATAGCCGAAAGAAACTTAAAAGAAGACGGCTTGTTTTTACTCCATACAATTGGTGAGGTTCGTTCAACAATTGCAACGGATGCCTGGACTCATAAATACATTTTTCCAAATGGAATGCTTCCTTCAATTGCACAGCTTGCAAGATCAGTAGAGGGTTTATTTATAGTTGAAGACTTGCATAATATAGGGGCAGATTACGATAAAACATTAATGGCTTGGTATGAAAATTTCAGAAACAATTGGGATAAATTAAAAAACAAATACAGCGAACGTTTTTACAGAATGTGGGAATATTTTTTACTTTCAAGCGCCGGTGCATTCCGCGCAAGAAGTAAAAATCAGCTTTGGCAAATTGTTTTGTCAAAGAACGGAGTGCTGGGCGGTTATAATTCTGTCCGCTGA
- a CDS encoding PAS domain-containing protein has protein sequence MNQVLSPEKFLQIRSHYLLDTNEGFIVIDAEDENKSIIYANRGLTKMTGYSAEEIIGKKINILLGAESSSEDIENINDAIANYKKNSFSLLAYKKDGSSFWSLCSFSPIYNSAGIVTHFSITLNNVTAQREYVKQKSEYDSMKSTLETVNDILFNYMNFLQGFSYNLEEIFSKNKNGDTQTLLKDFRDEYTSAINKLLALNDIKEYKVKKLGGRLDLLDVS, from the coding sequence ATGAATCAAGTATTATCACCGGAAAAGTTTTTACAAATACGTTCTCATTACCTTCTCGATACCAACGAGGGATTTATTGTCATCGATGCAGAAGACGAAAACAAAAGTATTATTTATGCTAACCGTGGGTTAACAAAAATGACCGGATATTCTGCGGAAGAAATAATTGGAAAAAAAATTAATATTTTACTCGGAGCCGAATCCTCCTCTGAAGATATTGAAAATATTAACGACGCAATTGCTAATTATAAAAAAAACTCTTTTAGTTTATTAGCATATAAAAAGGACGGCTCATCATTTTGGAGTTTATGTTCATTTTCGCCTATCTATAATTCAGCTGGTATAGTTACTCATTTTTCAATCACGCTAAATAACGTTACTGCTCAAAGAGAATATGTAAAACAAAAATCCGAATATGATTCCATGAAATCCACGCTTGAAACAGTGAACGATATTTTGTTTAATTACATGAACTTTCTGCAAGGATTTAGCTATAACTTAGAAGAAATATTTTCTAAGAATAAGAATGGTGATACACAAACACTTTTAAAAGATTTTAGAGATGAATATACCAGCGCAATTAACAAACTATTGGCTTTGAACGATATAAAAGAGTATAAAGTAAAAAAACTTGGCGGAAGATTAGACCTTCTTGATGTTAGTTAA
- a CDS encoding isoamylase early set domain-containing protein, which translates to MSIKKEYSKDKSTCKVTFTLPKEIAEQFDEIALVGEFNNWDHKANLFTSKNKESITIELEAGKEYQFRYCGSGVWLNEAEADIHVLNPFGDSENSVLVI; encoded by the coding sequence ATGTCAATTAAAAAAGAATACTCAAAAGACAAATCAACATGCAAAGTTACATTTACACTGCCAAAAGAAATTGCAGAACAATTCGATGAGATTGCTTTGGTAGGTGAATTTAATAACTGGGATCACAAAGCAAATTTGTTCACTTCAAAGAACAAAGAAAGCATAACGATTGAACTTGAAGCCGGCAAAGAATATCAATTCAGATATTGCGGCAGCGGTGTTTGGTTAAATGAAGCCGAAGCAGATATACATGTGCTTAATCCTTTCGGCGATTCGGAAAACAGCGTTCTGGTAATATAG
- a CDS encoding efflux RND transporter permease subunit has product MFEYFYKRPHLLYSLLAGFFVMGIIALVTLPKNLFPDSTPPQVMVITKIPGATAQVAANTVSKPIEQEIARLGLVTDISSINVANFSIVKAEFSYEKSLNAAAVDVANALSIAKGVLPADANPAIYTAGDFILPVDVISLSPKNNNIDLGDIRKIADSYLKPYLLSNPDIGNVEVFGGYESSINVEVDPFKAKKYNTDFDKIAKALQTLNRDMPVGFVKGENSFYTITFYGEKDEVERLKQISVMPNVRLGDIANVSWSYAKRTSGYIGNGKQAIALAIQRAPGGSVLSVSKAAREEMTKLEAKYPNINFEISDTQRDLIELSNDNMLVALRDAIFYTLLIILFFLGNFRAIIAAALSIPLVFFSTMAVIWLTGGSLNIVIYTAIILALGMLTDDAVVVLENIERHLNELKEDLQTAIHKGTKEVIGPIWSGTLATIAIVFPLMFVGGFPQKIFLPLIMTLIIALLISFFLAITFIPKLSESLYKKGTGKTKVELWFNKIYNKSFGRMVEPYVNVIKFSNGKNRVWRRVALILGVVILLALSMKTIMPTIGRDAMPPMDTGIIKAQVMFSSNSTVNNAETKIEPFVKWLHQQPWVTKSSVAFGNEMGVLSLGSGNLPAEATITIYCVNRFDRKMNMWQIEDIIRDKLSYLEGIKKNDVYDFGATALSTIKATLDVRIKSPMVDGLAEKSHEVEKALKDIKGLTSLSTSWDKDFSEIVLNIDENKALSYGITPYEIAMQIPVRGQTVGLNADLQSLNTQIVRLYLKGKFSENEQTLRLLPIHTPMGEIPLEHLATISKNLTFAKIERDKMLYSIDVNGYRANRPVSHLTDDAEAALVNVKNDNDIITQEGDIAQINDSFARMIKAIGLGIILLLMVLISFYRSVKMSFIMIAVLPLAMIGAAWGMLLFHKPSCMPSLLGILLLFGIIIKNAVLLIDFYQNYRANGETPFESAIESVRIRFRPVMMTAFGTIAGMIPIALEQAVGLERLSPLADVAIGGLLIGTLLTLIYIPMFAYMIDKKKEKPIAEIG; this is encoded by the coding sequence ATGTTTGAATATTTCTATAAACGTCCGCATCTCCTTTACTCTCTGCTTGCCGGATTTTTTGTAATGGGAATTATCGCGCTTGTTACTCTTCCCAAAAATTTGTTCCCGGATTCAACGCCCCCACAGGTAATGGTTATTACAAAAATACCGGGGGCAACGGCACAAGTTGCTGCAAATACAGTTTCAAAACCTATCGAGCAGGAAATTGCGCGGTTAGGATTGGTAACGGATATCAGTTCGATAAACGTAGCAAACTTTTCGATTGTGAAAGCGGAATTCAGTTATGAAAAAAGTTTGAACGCGGCGGCGGTTGACGTAGCTAACGCACTTTCAATTGCCAAGGGAGTTTTACCGGCAGACGCGAACCCCGCAATTTATACGGCGGGAGATTTTATTCTTCCGGTAGATGTCATTTCTTTATCACCGAAAAACAATAATATCGATCTCGGCGATATTAGAAAAATTGCCGACAGCTACTTAAAGCCGTATCTGTTAAGCAACCCGGATATCGGCAACGTTGAAGTTTTCGGAGGATATGAAAGCTCAATCAATGTTGAAGTAGATCCATTCAAAGCTAAAAAGTATAACACAGATTTTGATAAAATAGCCAAAGCGTTGCAAACACTAAACCGTGATATGCCGGTTGGATTTGTGAAAGGAGAAAACAGTTTTTATACAATTACTTTCTACGGCGAGAAAGATGAGGTTGAACGGTTAAAACAAATTAGCGTTATGCCAAATGTAAGATTGGGCGATATTGCAAACGTAAGCTGGAGCTACGCAAAACGCACAAGCGGTTATATCGGCAACGGAAAGCAGGCAATAGCATTGGCTATTCAACGCGCTCCGGGCGGAAGCGTTTTAAGTGTAAGTAAAGCCGCACGTGAAGAGATGACAAAACTCGAAGCAAAATATCCCAACATAAATTTTGAAATATCCGATACGCAACGGGATTTGATTGAACTTTCCAACGATAATATGCTCGTCGCATTAAGAGACGCGATATTTTATACGCTGTTAATTATACTTTTCTTCCTTGGAAATTTTAGAGCAATCATTGCCGCCGCGTTATCAATTCCATTGGTATTCTTTTCTACTATGGCGGTAATCTGGCTTACGGGAGGAAGTTTAAACATTGTTATTTATACGGCAATAATTCTTGCTCTTGGAATGCTTACCGATGACGCCGTTGTGGTGCTTGAAAATATCGAGCGGCATCTTAACGAGTTGAAAGAGGATTTACAAACCGCAATTCATAAGGGAACAAAAGAAGTCATCGGTCCAATTTGGTCCGGAACGTTAGCAACAATAGCGATAGTATTTCCATTGATGTTTGTAGGCGGATTTCCTCAAAAAATATTTCTGCCGCTAATAATGACTTTAATCATTGCACTCTTGATTTCGTTCTTTCTGGCAATCACGTTTATTCCAAAACTTTCGGAATCTCTTTACAAAAAGGGAACCGGCAAAACCAAAGTTGAGTTGTGGTTCAACAAGATTTATAATAAATCGTTTGGAAGAATGGTAGAACCGTATGTGAACGTAATTAAATTCTCAAACGGTAAGAATAGAGTTTGGCGGCGCGTTGCTCTTATACTTGGCGTGGTAATTCTTCTCGCCTTAAGTATGAAAACTATCATGCCGACTATTGGCAGAGACGCGATGCCGCCGATGGACACCGGCATCATTAAAGCGCAGGTAATGTTCAGTTCGAATTCAACGGTTAATAACGCTGAAACCAAAATTGAACCTTTTGTAAAATGGCTTCATCAACAGCCGTGGGTAACAAAAAGTTCGGTTGCTTTTGGAAACGAAATGGGCGTTCTAAGTTTAGGCAGCGGCAACTTACCGGCTGAGGCAACAATAACAATATACTGCGTGAACCGGTTCGATAGAAAAATGAACATGTGGCAGATCGAAGATATTATACGCGATAAACTTTCATATCTGGAAGGCATAAAGAAAAATGATGTTTATGATTTCGGAGCAACGGCACTTTCTACAATTAAAGCAACGTTGGATGTTAGAATAAAATCTCCAATGGTGGACGGACTAGCAGAAAAATCTCACGAAGTTGAAAAAGCTCTGAAGGATATAAAAGGATTGACTTCGTTATCCACAAGCTGGGATAAAGATTTTAGCGAGATAGTTTTAAACATTGATGAGAATAAAGCTTTGAGCTACGGAATAACTCCATACGAAATCGCGATGCAAATTCCGGTGAGAGGACAAACTGTTGGACTCAATGCTGATCTTCAATCTTTGAACACGCAAATCGTTCGATTGTATCTCAAAGGAAAGTTCAGCGAGAATGAACAAACCTTAAGGTTATTACCAATTCATACGCCGATGGGAGAAATACCGCTTGAGCATTTGGCGACGATTTCTAAAAATCTAACCTTCGCAAAAATCGAACGCGACAAAATGCTTTACAGTATTGATGTTAACGGTTACCGCGCAAATCGCCCGGTAAGCCATTTAACAGACGATGCTGAAGCCGCGCTTGTGAACGTTAAGAATGATAACGATATAATAACTCAAGAAGGAGACATCGCGCAAATTAACGACAGTTTTGCACGAATGATAAAGGCAATTGGATTGGGAATAATTCTTTTATTAATGGTTCTAATTTCTTTTTACCGTTCTGTAAAAATGTCGTTCATTATGATTGCAGTTTTGCCTCTTGCGATGATCGGCGCGGCGTGGGGAATGTTATTGTTTCATAAACCGAGTTGTATGCCGAGTCTTCTTGGGATATTATTGCTCTTTGGAATCATAATTAAGAATGCAGTTTTGCTTATCGACTTCTATCAAAATTATAGAGCAAACGGTGAAACCCCGTTTGAAAGCGCAATCGAAAGCGTTCGCATTCGTTTCCGTCCCGTTATGATGACGGCGTTCGGCACTATTGCCGGAATGATTCCGATAGCTCTTGAACAAGCTGTTGGATTGGAAAGATTAAGTCCTTTAGCAGATGTTGCAATCGGCGGGTTATTAATCGGGACTTTGCTCACACTTATTTATATACCAATGTTCGCTTATATGATTGATAAAAAGAAAGAAAAACCGATTGCTGAGATTGGATAG
- a CDS encoding efflux RND transporter periplasmic adaptor subunit, translated as MINLFNRLAAISKGIKIGTGVTVLIIIAAIFVLVRAKKAEEALPSAKTYAITVSTIKAQQQQVKLTLPYLAQTQNDMDVNLASKIAARVEYVKNSGTFVRKGEIIARLDATTIEANKASVQSQLSAAKTALKNLEATHKRTLELLAVKGASIEQSEMEESQLAELRAKVEASTQNLNDATNNLSYAIIKSPVDGQISRNIVNPGDMIMPGQPVATLSASSDFYLMLYVPSDLQVYGVNVGGKDYKAIPLNTTLNGLSAYKVNVEAHGMTTGERVEVDVEVYNGNAIKLPIDAILNRDGMNYVFVKENDKAVATKVNIIQTGEDGVVIGNNELSGKELVVAKQDILLTLLSGASIKTEER; from the coding sequence ATGATAAATTTATTTAATAGACTGGCGGCAATATCAAAGGGAATAAAAATCGGAACCGGTGTTACGGTTTTAATAATTATTGCCGCAATCTTTGTCTTAGTGAGAGCAAAGAAAGCAGAAGAAGCATTGCCTTCGGCAAAGACTTACGCTATTACCGTATCTACAATTAAAGCTCAGCAGCAACAAGTTAAACTAACGCTGCCGTATCTGGCGCAAACGCAAAACGATATGGATGTAAATCTTGCTTCCAAAATTGCGGCGCGTGTTGAGTATGTAAAAAACAGCGGCACGTTTGTAAGAAAGGGAGAAATAATCGCGCGGCTTGACGCTACCACAATTGAAGCTAACAAAGCAAGCGTTCAATCACAATTATCAGCCGCGAAGACAGCACTTAAAAATTTAGAAGCAACACACAAAAGAACTTTAGAACTTCTCGCTGTAAAAGGAGCTTCGATAGAACAATCGGAAATGGAAGAAAGCCAGCTTGCGGAACTAAGAGCTAAAGTTGAAGCATCAACGCAAAATTTGAATGATGCTACGAATAATCTTTCTTACGCAATTATAAAATCCCCGGTTGACGGACAGATTTCCAGAAATATAGTTAACCCGGGAGATATGATAATGCCGGGGCAGCCGGTTGCAACCTTAAGCGCGAGCAGCGATTTTTATTTGATGCTCTATGTTCCCTCTGATTTACAAGTCTACGGTGTAAACGTCGGCGGTAAAGATTATAAAGCAATTCCATTGAATACAACGTTAAACGGATTATCAGCTTACAAAGTAAATGTTGAAGCCCACGGAATGACTACGGGTGAACGGGTTGAAGTAGATGTTGAAGTTTATAACGGCAACGCAATTAAACTTCCGATTGACGCAATTTTAAACAGAGACGGTATGAACTATGTTTTTGTGAAGGAGAATGACAAAGCGGTTGCAACGAAAGTAAATATTATTCAAACCGGCGAGGACGGCGTTGTAATCGGGAACAATGAACTATCAGGTAAAGAACTTGTGGTTGCCAAGCAGGATATTCTTCTTACACTTCTGAGCGGCGCAAGTATTAAAACAGAGGAGAGATAA
- a CDS encoding TolC family protein has translation MLKKIIIILFIPLLLFGQEVKNIGALFDSLKTHPATMSDELNIEQADAGKSMAHSYLFPNIDLFGRFDYYSKATGILPLPPNEMFTLIKDPSLTQPFSQNVYRIGATVSMPIFVKSIYTMASKTSMMYKSAEDKKYINLLKNEAMLVSLNSNLAYIDALGAALDQKKNSLLKTKEFITIKVKNGRAPESSLLKINNGVSEIDVMKNDLSLQREEVLAGIRTLTGISLKNSLPMTQTGNYKDGEIKALDPLKEKLEADRLGHRAEVEKLFPMLALQGNFSRGFATAYNNSKDIAENYYTIGLVLKIPLLAMDQYSQISKSAVEVKASQNELDKMSLELSSQAEQLQKSLPLVENSIELYNNSIKDKEELLNIAKVSYQADQMTMEDYLKYEDDLVLEKSKLFKAQAQKWQTLVKLAVIYGNSIEEIVK, from the coding sequence ATGCTAAAAAAAATAATAATTATTCTTTTCATCCCGCTACTATTGTTTGGTCAAGAAGTAAAGAATATCGGAGCGCTCTTCGATTCATTAAAGACACATCCGGCAACAATGAGCGATGAATTAAATATAGAGCAAGCCGATGCGGGAAAGAGTATGGCTCATAGTTATCTTTTTCCCAACATAGATCTTTTTGGGAGATTTGACTATTACTCTAAAGCGACGGGTATATTGCCATTGCCTCCAAACGAAATGTTCACATTAATTAAAGACCCATCGCTTACGCAGCCGTTCAGTCAAAATGTTTATCGAATTGGAGCTACTGTTTCGATGCCGATTTTTGTTAAATCAATTTATACGATGGCTTCAAAAACCTCGATGATGTATAAATCCGCCGAAGACAAAAAATATATTAATCTGCTTAAGAATGAAGCGATGCTTGTAAGCTTGAATTCCAACCTTGCGTATATAGACGCGTTAGGAGCGGCGCTGGATCAAAAGAAAAATTCTCTTTTGAAGACTAAGGAATTTATAACAATCAAAGTAAAGAACGGACGCGCCCCGGAATCATCTCTGCTTAAAATAAATAACGGCGTTAGTGAAATAGACGTAATGAAAAATGATCTTTCGTTGCAGCGAGAAGAAGTTCTTGCCGGAATTAGAACATTAACGGGTATATCATTAAAAAATTCGCTTCCGATGACGCAGACCGGAAATTATAAGGATGGAGAAATAAAAGCGTTAGATCCGTTAAAAGAAAAATTGGAAGCCGATAGATTAGGTCATCGCGCTGAAGTAGAAAAATTATTTCCAATGCTTGCGCTGCAAGGAAATTTTAGCAGAGGCTTTGCAACGGCTTATAATAACAGCAAGGACATTGCCGAAAATTATTACACAATCGGATTGGTGTTAAAAATTCCATTGCTTGCGATGGACCAGTATTCACAAATAAGCAAAAGCGCCGTTGAAGTAAAAGCATCCCAAAATGAATTGGATAAAATGAGTCTTGAACTTTCATCTCAAGCAGAGCAATTACAAAAAAGTCTTCCTCTAGTTGAAAACTCAATCGAGCTTTATAACAACAGCATTAAAGACAAAGAAGAATTATTGAACATTGCAAAGGTAAGTTATCAAGCTGATCAAATGACGATGGAAGATTACTTGAAATATGAGGATGATCTTGTTCTTGAAAAATCAAAATTATTTAAGGCGCAGGCACAAAAGTGGCAGACGCTTGTTAAGCTTGCCGTTATTTATGGAAACAGCATAGAGGAGATAGTAAAATGA